A single genomic interval of Noviherbaspirillum cavernae harbors:
- a CDS encoding alpha,alpha-trehalose-phosphate synthase (UDP-forming) — MQLRSFKFSLRLILPLAIVLGLFAFAIVPLVDNLTMRWFMRELDARSNMLANAMQDPLTEYVPQKSAKKINQLFDRAILDERLYALAFCDADNQLAYKTVTYPDSLGCRSVSPKLGVRQAVIHTPQGALHITESPLNTEAEHLGKLVLVHDMSFIERRNADTRKYVITLFALLAVIISLITVVVAHLSWRGWITSVKSLLRGGLLHREQSPAASNHSATVPPPTPPEVQPLEGDLRALLNEINLERRTRDDSSHIWTPEKLRTLLHEELAGDEVLVVSNREPYLHMHTRNGVEVRRPASGLVTAVEPVMRACSGTWIAHGSGSADRDAVDRNDRVPVPPANPSYTLRRVWLTKEEEEGYYYGFANEGLWPLCHIAHVRPVFRSGDWDQYVQVNQRFADAVIKEARTDDPVVLAQDYHFALLPRMVREVLPKATIITFWHIPWPNPESFGICPWREEILEGLLGSTTLGFHTEFHCKNFLETVDRYLEARIEHEVSTISYGGKLTKVEDYPISIAWPEAEDGPGVAESRTSIRQELGLPANQLLGIGVDRLDYTKGIIERFQAIEKMLEQHPEMVGRFSMVQIAAPSRSSLDEYQNFEARVRSLVQRINRRFGNSNYEPILLKVEHHDSDQVNRYYRAADVCLVTSLHDGMNLVAKEFIAARDDEHGVLILSQFTGAARELHEALIVNPYHIEQGAEAIYRALTMPEIEQRERMRSMRSLVKDFNIYRWAGRMLLDASRLRQRERIMTKIHSHSRKSLRRVV; from the coding sequence ATGCAGCTTCGATCATTCAAGTTTTCGCTGCGGCTCATCTTGCCGCTCGCCATCGTGCTGGGCCTGTTTGCCTTTGCCATCGTGCCGCTGGTGGACAATCTCACGATGCGCTGGTTCATGCGCGAGCTGGATGCGCGCTCGAACATGCTGGCCAACGCGATGCAGGATCCGCTGACGGAATACGTACCGCAAAAATCCGCGAAGAAGATCAATCAGCTGTTCGACCGCGCGATTCTCGACGAGCGTCTGTATGCGCTGGCATTCTGCGATGCCGACAATCAACTCGCCTACAAGACCGTCACCTATCCGGACTCGCTCGGCTGCCGCAGCGTGAGTCCGAAACTGGGCGTGCGACAAGCGGTCATCCACACCCCGCAGGGCGCGTTGCATATCACCGAAAGCCCCTTGAATACCGAAGCAGAGCATCTGGGAAAACTCGTCCTCGTGCATGACATGAGCTTCATCGAGCGCCGCAATGCCGATACCAGGAAATATGTCATCACGCTGTTTGCATTGCTGGCGGTCATCATTTCTCTCATCACGGTGGTGGTCGCGCATTTGAGCTGGCGCGGCTGGATCACGTCGGTGAAAAGCCTGCTTCGCGGCGGACTGCTGCACCGCGAGCAATCTCCCGCCGCCTCGAACCATTCCGCGACGGTGCCGCCGCCGACGCCGCCGGAAGTGCAGCCGCTGGAAGGCGATCTGCGCGCATTGTTGAATGAAATCAATCTGGAACGGCGCACGCGCGACGATTCCTCCCACATCTGGACCCCGGAAAAACTGCGGACGCTGCTGCACGAGGAACTGGCCGGCGACGAAGTGCTGGTGGTGTCGAACCGAGAACCGTATCTGCATATGCATACCCGCAATGGCGTCGAAGTGCGGCGCCCGGCCAGCGGCCTCGTGACCGCGGTCGAGCCGGTGATGCGCGCCTGTTCCGGCACGTGGATCGCGCATGGCAGCGGCTCGGCCGACCGCGACGCGGTGGACCGCAACGACCGCGTGCCGGTGCCGCCGGCCAATCCCAGCTATACCCTGCGTCGCGTGTGGCTGACGAAGGAGGAGGAGGAGGGCTACTACTACGGCTTTGCCAACGAGGGCTTGTGGCCGCTCTGCCACATCGCCCATGTGCGGCCCGTGTTCCGCTCCGGCGACTGGGACCAGTATGTGCAGGTCAATCAGCGCTTCGCCGATGCCGTCATCAAGGAAGCGCGCACCGACGATCCGGTCGTGCTGGCGCAGGATTACCATTTCGCCTTGCTGCCGCGCATGGTGCGCGAGGTCTTGCCGAAGGCGACCATCATCACCTTCTGGCACATCCCCTGGCCCAACCCGGAATCGTTCGGCATCTGTCCGTGGCGCGAAGAGATCCTGGAAGGATTGCTGGGCAGCACCACCCTCGGCTTCCATACGGAATTCCATTGCAAGAACTTCCTCGAAACCGTGGACCGTTATCTGGAGGCGCGCATCGAGCATGAAGTCTCGACGATTTCCTACGGCGGCAAGTTGACGAAGGTGGAGGATTATCCGATTTCGATCGCATGGCCCGAAGCGGAAGACGGCCCCGGTGTCGCCGAATCCCGCACCAGCATCCGGCAGGAGCTGGGCCTGCCCGCCAATCAGTTGCTCGGCATTGGCGTCGATCGGCTCGATTACACCAAGGGCATCATCGAGCGCTTCCAAGCAATCGAAAAAATGCTGGAGCAGCATCCGGAAATGGTCGGCAGATTCTCGATGGTGCAGATCGCTGCGCCCAGCCGCTCGTCGCTGGACGAATACCAGAACTTCGAAGCGCGCGTGCGCAGCCTCGTGCAGCGCATCAACCGGCGTTTCGGCAACAGCAACTACGAGCCGATCCTGCTGAAGGTGGAGCATCACGATTCCGACCAGGTGAACCGCTACTATCGCGCCGCCGACGTGTGTCTGGTGACGAGCTTGCATGACGGCATGAACCTGGTGGCGAAGGAATTCATCGCGGCGCGCGACGATGAGCACGGCGTCCTCATTCTGAGCCAGTTCACCGGTGCCGCGCGGGAACTCCATGAGGCGCTCATCGTCAATCCGTATCACATCGAGCAAGGGGCAGAGGCGATCTATCGCGCACTGACCATGCCCGAGATCGAGCAGCGCGAACGGATGCGCAGCATGCGTTCGCTGGTCAAGGACTTCAACATCTATCGCTGGGCGGGGCGCATGCTGCTCGATGCATCGCGTCTGCGCCAGCGTGAACGCATCATGACGAAAATCCATTCGCACAGCCGCAAATCCCTGCGGCGCGTCGTGTAA
- a CDS encoding 2OG-Fe(II) oxygenase produces MLNTAYSSLPQEWQLWVADNLARGCEAGSMAEVMVRDGRFSRMLADAAIKEARRGSSSESRIVKPVPDIDTSANTLQTPDRLVHVLTTFSSPRIVVLGNVLSDDECDALCAYTEQRLTRSPVVGDTDGGTQLHAHRTSKGAMLGRGETELIARIDARLAAIARWPVQNGEGLQVLRYEKGNEYRAHYDWFDPDQPGPRKHLEHGGQRVGTFVLYLCDVDEGGGTSFPNLGLEVQPRKGNAVFFRNTDDYGSPDRQTLHAGAPVVSGIKFVANKWLRERAY; encoded by the coding sequence ATGTTAAATACTGCATATTCTTCATTGCCTCAGGAATGGCAACTCTGGGTTGCCGACAATCTCGCGCGCGGCTGCGAGGCGGGCAGCATGGCCGAAGTCATGGTGCGCGATGGGCGCTTCAGCAGGATGCTGGCCGATGCCGCGATCAAGGAAGCGCGGCGCGGCTCTTCTTCCGAATCGCGCATCGTCAAGCCGGTACCGGACATCGACACGTCGGCGAACACGCTGCAGACACCCGATCGACTGGTCCATGTGCTGACGACGTTCAGCTCCCCGCGCATCGTCGTGCTGGGAAATGTATTGAGTGATGACGAGTGTGATGCGCTCTGTGCCTACACCGAGCAGCGTCTGACGCGTTCGCCGGTCGTCGGCGACACGGATGGCGGAACGCAATTGCATGCGCATCGCACCAGCAAGGGAGCGATGCTCGGTCGGGGAGAAACAGAATTGATCGCGCGCATCGATGCGCGCCTTGCCGCGATCGCGCGCTGGCCAGTGCAGAACGGCGAGGGATTGCAAGTGTTGCGCTATGAAAAGGGCAACGAGTACCGCGCGCACTACGACTGGTTCGACCCGGACCAGCCCGGACCGCGCAAGCATCTGGAGCACGGCGGTCAGCGCGTGGGGACCTTTGTTCTTTATTTGTGCGACGTGGACGAAGGTGGCGGTACGTCCTTCCCCAATCTCGGATTGGAAGTGCAGCCGCGAAAGGGGAATGCCGTCTTCTTCCGCAACACCGATGATTACGGATCGCCGGATCGCCAGACCTTGCATGCGGGTGCACCCGTGGTCAGCGGAATAAAATTCGTCGCGAACAAGTGGCTGCGCGAACGCGCGTATTGA
- a CDS encoding translocation/assembly module TamB domain-containing protein gives MASDAQARSKRPGRGVRIAIAVFAALLALLFGFGGWLLATESGARKVFEMLSDLPGNPVRVEGVEGRIVGPLTLNRVTIDTEGQLVTLQTLRLDWRPQDLLRRELHILSLTAADLDIVIKQQEQKEPMQLPERLALPIKLRADKIAIDGGTVRLGPVDLFSLGALALNLDFDGARYRLGLQQLAVRSKSEQASLAASVKGEATLDASAPYALQAALSSGADAAFGAQTLDASGQIRIDGSLAEMHVASDLAVGEAMLNGRAVLRPFSAQPLGVADLTAQAVDLAMLRDDLPRTRLDFSLSAREDGGGQFALTNAEAGLYDEERLPLTELRVAFRQADGRFFLDRIAATLGSAKRIAGTVEGAGHYADGGLSLDLTTASLDLKKLDQRIRSTQLTGKLGIRHVSGQQDFTIDLSEPLKKQKLVVSAHAVLANASMTLERATLQVGEGRLDASGHFDLAGAQSFSASGKLGKFRLKDLGEFSRLPDLFLNGQFSLRGARQPALAADFSFTIDDSRIAGHALRGEGKGQLRADSVDIAGLSLMAGDNRLNVQGKLAHDNGKMTFALTAPKLEQIDAGFGGAFDANGTVSGTFSAPHVNASWDGSKVRIRDLLQIDSTQGKADVHIDRRKPLWLNAATLDASLRGLRGEGRQAAALSARLQFSPHADAPLQLDVRVQDLAAGTMRADSLTVTANGTTSAHVIDAALSEPGQQWTLKADGGLSKLNAAPQWQGTIQQVDGAGRFVAHIAAPAPLLVSRQRVQLDRFRLDSTAAFIAVEQFMRDQNGIVTRGRIERMQLAQLIRFAGASGGEQAFSTDLQMSGEWDVTLGDTLAGTLKFRRDKGDVVMKGNSSVALGLRELNASATAANGQISMQLLAEGLRAGRIEATGRAVAAGGRGGFAIAQDAPLSGDIKVDIPSLSWASALVSRSLVADGKLQSAITVGGSLSQPRLAGRISGSGLRMLLADTGVDLQNGVLDSEFQDSRLIIKSLRFGKQDADLIATGQIDFAEREPSADIAVKADRFALLDRSDRRLRMSGEGRLGWRESVAKITGTFNVNSGFFDVRNTGMPTLSDDVVIVGQKDKAVEQRGLPASIDIGIALGDGIKLVGRGVDAVLAGDIRFASEPGEPLRARGTLHVAKGTYTAYGRKLEIEQGLLRFNGPIGNPALDIVAMRRGQEVAAGVAVRGTVLSPRIDLVSDPTVPDVEKLSWLVLGRGIDQSGESDAAALQAAASAMLTKGAAAGVQSQIAGIFGLDELSVTTDPDSTLQERIVTLGKQVNSRLYVGFRQGIESATSVLRLRYTLSKKLSLEAEAGTRSALLLFYNISYD, from the coding sequence ATGGCTTCTGACGCGCAAGCCCGAAGCAAGCGTCCCGGCCGCGGCGTCCGGATCGCCATTGCGGTATTCGCCGCGCTGCTGGCGTTGTTGTTCGGGTTTGGCGGCTGGCTTCTGGCGACGGAAAGCGGTGCGCGCAAGGTCTTTGAGATGCTGTCCGATCTGCCCGGCAACCCGGTGCGGGTGGAAGGCGTCGAGGGGCGCATCGTCGGGCCGTTGACGCTGAATCGCGTGACGATCGATACCGAGGGCCAGCTTGTCACCCTGCAGACGCTGCGGCTCGACTGGCGGCCGCAGGACTTGCTGCGGCGCGAGTTGCATATCCTTTCGCTGACCGCGGCTGACCTCGACATCGTCATCAAGCAGCAGGAGCAGAAGGAACCCATGCAGCTGCCGGAGCGGCTCGCGCTGCCGATCAAGCTGCGTGCCGACAAGATAGCAATAGACGGCGGGACGGTCCGGCTGGGGCCTGTCGACTTGTTCAGCCTCGGCGCGCTCGCACTGAACCTGGATTTCGACGGCGCGCGCTACCGGCTGGGCTTGCAGCAGCTGGCTGTAAGGTCGAAGTCGGAGCAGGCTTCGCTCGCGGCCAGCGTCAAGGGGGAAGCCACGCTCGACGCGAGCGCGCCGTATGCACTGCAGGCCGCCTTGTCGAGCGGCGCCGATGCGGCGTTCGGCGCTCAGACTCTGGACGCGAGCGGCCAGATACGGATCGACGGATCGCTCGCGGAAATGCATGTCGCCAGTGATCTTGCGGTGGGCGAGGCAATGCTCAATGGGCGCGCGGTGCTGCGTCCGTTTTCCGCGCAGCCACTGGGCGTTGCGGATCTGACGGCGCAGGCCGTCGATCTTGCCATGCTGCGGGACGATTTGCCGCGTACCCGCCTCGATTTCAGCTTGTCGGCACGTGAGGATGGCGGCGGGCAGTTTGCGCTGACCAATGCCGAAGCCGGACTCTATGACGAAGAACGGCTGCCGCTGACGGAGTTGCGCGTCGCGTTCCGGCAGGCGGATGGCAGGTTTTTCCTTGATCGAATCGCTGCAACGCTGGGTTCTGCCAAGCGCATTGCGGGCACGGTCGAGGGGGCGGGCCATTACGCCGATGGCGGCCTGAGCCTCGATCTGACAACGGCATCGCTCGATCTGAAAAAACTCGACCAGCGCATCCGTTCGACGCAATTGACCGGCAAGCTGGGCATCCGGCATGTTTCAGGGCAGCAGGATTTCACGATCGACCTGAGCGAACCGCTGAAGAAACAGAAGCTCGTCGTATCCGCCCATGCGGTGCTTGCCAATGCCAGCATGACGCTGGAGCGCGCGACCTTGCAGGTCGGCGAAGGCCGTCTTGATGCGAGCGGACATTTTGATCTGGCGGGAGCGCAAAGCTTCAGCGCGTCCGGCAAGCTCGGCAAGTTCCGGCTCAAGGACCTTGGGGAATTTTCGCGCTTGCCGGATTTGTTCCTGAACGGCCAGTTTTCGCTGCGCGGTGCGCGGCAGCCGGCGCTGGCCGCCGATTTCAGCTTCACCATCGACGACAGCAGGATTGCGGGACATGCATTGCGGGGAGAGGGAAAGGGACAATTGCGGGCTGACAGTGTCGATATCGCAGGACTGTCGCTGATGGCCGGGGACAATCGCCTCAACGTGCAGGGGAAACTGGCGCACGACAATGGAAAGATGACGTTTGCCCTGACCGCGCCCAAGCTGGAACAGATCGACGCAGGCTTTGGCGGTGCGTTCGACGCAAACGGCACCGTCAGCGGCACATTCTCGGCACCGCACGTCAATGCGAGCTGGGACGGCAGCAAGGTGCGCATCCGCGATTTGCTGCAGATCGACAGCACACAAGGCAAGGCCGACGTGCACATCGACAGGCGCAAACCGCTGTGGCTGAACGCAGCGACGCTGGACGCATCCTTGCGCGGTCTGCGTGGCGAGGGGCGACAGGCAGCGGCGCTGTCGGCTCGATTGCAGTTTTCGCCCCACGCAGACGCGCCGCTCCAGCTCGATGTCCGGGTCCAGGATCTGGCGGCAGGAACAATGCGCGCCGACAGCCTGACCGTCACGGCCAACGGCACCACCTCGGCGCATGTGATCGATGCGGCACTGTCCGAGCCCGGCCAGCAGTGGACGCTCAAGGCCGATGGCGGCTTGTCGAAGCTGAACGCCGCACCGCAATGGCAAGGGACGATTCAACAGGTCGATGGCGCCGGCCGCTTCGTGGCGCATATCGCGGCGCCTGCACCGCTGCTGGTGTCACGGCAGCGCGTGCAACTCGATCGATTCCGGCTCGATTCGACGGCGGCGTTCATCGCCGTTGAGCAGTTCATGCGCGATCAGAATGGCATTGTCACGCGCGGCCGCATCGAGCGGATGCAGTTGGCGCAGTTGATCAGGTTCGCCGGTGCATCCGGGGGCGAGCAGGCCTTCAGCACCGATTTGCAGATGAGCGGGGAATGGGATGTGACGCTTGGCGATACGCTGGCGGGCACGCTGAAGTTTCGTCGCGACAAGGGCGATGTCGTGATGAAAGGCAATTCCTCGGTGGCGCTCGGTCTGCGCGAATTGAACGCCAGCGCGACTGCGGCAAACGGGCAGATTTCCATGCAGCTGCTGGCGGAAGGCCTGCGGGCGGGGCGGATCGAAGCCACAGGGCGAGCTGTCGCGGCCGGCGGACGCGGCGGTTTTGCCATTGCACAGGATGCGCCGTTGAGCGGCGATATCAAGGTTGATATTCCATCGCTGAGCTGGGCCTCGGCACTGGTGTCGCGCAGCCTGGTGGCTGACGGCAAGCTCCAGAGTGCGATCACCGTCGGAGGCAGCTTGTCACAACCGCGTCTTGCCGGACGCATCAGTGGCAGCGGCTTGCGCATGCTGCTTGCGGATACAGGAGTCGACCTGCAGAACGGCGTGCTCGACAGCGAGTTTCAGGATTCGCGGCTGATCATCAAAAGTCTGCGTTTCGGCAAGCAGGATGCCGACTTGATCGCGACGGGCCAGATCGATTTCGCCGAGCGGGAGCCGTCGGCGGATATCGCCGTCAAGGCAGACCGGTTCGCCTTGCTCGATCGTTCGGACCGGCGTCTGCGCATGAGCGGCGAGGGCCGGCTGGGCTGGCGCGAGAGTGTGGCGAAAATCACCGGCACATTCAACGTGAATTCCGGTTTCTTCGATGTCCGCAACACCGGCATGCCCACGCTGTCCGATGATGTGGTCATCGTCGGACAGAAAGACAAGGCGGTGGAACAGCGCGGCCTGCCGGCCAGCATCGACATCGGCATCGCGCTCGGCGACGGCATCAAGCTGGTGGGGCGGGGCGTCGATGCGGTGCTGGCGGGTGACATCCGGTTTGCGAGCGAACCCGGCGAGCCGTTGCGCGCGCGCGGTACGCTGCATGTCGCGAAAGGAACCTACACCGCATACGGACGCAAGCTGGAGATCGAGCAGGGCCTGTTGCGTTTCAATGGTCCGATCGGCAATCCGGCGCTCGATATCGTCGCGATGCGGCGCGGTCAGGAAGTGGCTGCGGGTGTCGCGGTGCGCGGCACCGTGTTGTCGCCGCGCATAGACCTCGTATCGGATCCGACGGTGCCGGATGTGGAGAAGCTCTCGTGGCTGGTGCTCGGACGCGGCATCGATCAATCGGGCGAGTCGGATGCTGCTGCCTTGCAGGCGGCGGCAAGCGCAATGTTGACGAAAGGCGCGGCGGCTGGCGTGCAGTCGCAAATCGCGGGTATCTTCGGCCTCGATGAATTGAGCGTGACAACCGATCCGGATTCCACGCTGCAGGAGCGTATCGTCACGCTGGGCAAGCAGGTAAATTCCAGGCTATACGTCGGTTTCAGGCAGGGAATCGAAAGCGCGACCAGCGTCCTGCGTCTGCGTTACACCTTGAGCAAAAAGCTCTCGCTCGAAGCGGAAGCGGGTACGCGCAGCGCGTTGTTGTTGTTCTATAACATTTCCTACGACTAG
- a CDS encoding autotransporter assembly complex protein TamA yields MQCTWLACWLALFVLSVPVSAQTVHGYTVEIVGAESLSELLDEHLEIRRHRDDADLSEQELRRLVDITPQQIRELLATEGYFSPVVEEELDMTGSRPVARFRVQQGEPTRVGSVEIRFSGNIANEAHTQRVNRLRRQWSLDSGEVFKQSDWSDAKNALLKNMLVRDYPTATITASEARVDPERRMADLSVEIDSGPAVTFGELQVEGLSRYSRQMIDELNPIRSGERYSQEKLNELQARLQDTGYFRSVFISVNADREHPDNVPIQVDLNENPLKRLSFGIGFSTDAGLRLEARWLHRNFLDRQWRLDSELLWDGKTRRAGIGLFLPALRNGWRPSYDARYERKDISGELTDEIRFGARVTSPSRTDEKSWGVAYLADRQHVGSTVNNRQALMGSFAYTRRRVDNLISPRRGYVATVTLGGGPAGIGNEVNFGRVTGKATWLSPYYKRWQAVLRGQVGQVFGASRFDLPGDLLFRTGGDQTVRGYAFESLGVAQNGAVVGGTVMAVMSAELVYNITQQWGAAVFVDAGNASDSWRGFDLRRGTGVGARWRSPIGPVNLDLAYGEATREVRLHFTVGYGF; encoded by the coding sequence ATGCAGTGCACCTGGCTGGCCTGCTGGCTGGCCTTGTTCGTATTGTCCGTTCCCGTGTCGGCTCAGACCGTGCATGGCTACACGGTTGAGATCGTCGGCGCTGAATCCTTGTCCGAACTGCTCGACGAGCATCTCGAAATAAGGCGCCACCGCGACGATGCCGACCTCAGCGAGCAGGAATTGCGGCGGCTTGTCGATATCACGCCGCAGCAGATTCGCGAACTGCTCGCGACCGAAGGTTATTTTTCACCTGTCGTGGAAGAAGAACTCGACATGACGGGGAGCCGTCCGGTCGCGCGCTTTCGCGTCCAGCAAGGCGAGCCCACGCGGGTCGGCAGCGTCGAGATCCGCTTTTCCGGCAATATCGCGAACGAGGCGCATACGCAGCGGGTCAACCGGCTGCGGCGGCAATGGAGCCTCGACAGCGGCGAGGTATTCAAGCAATCCGACTGGTCCGACGCGAAGAACGCGCTGCTCAAGAACATGCTGGTGCGGGATTATCCGACGGCGACAATCACTGCGAGCGAAGCGCGCGTCGATCCGGAGCGGCGCATGGCCGATCTGAGCGTGGAGATCGATTCGGGACCGGCGGTCACGTTCGGCGAGCTGCAGGTTGAGGGCTTGAGCCGGTATTCGCGCCAGATGATCGATGAGCTCAATCCGATCCGTTCCGGCGAACGCTATTCGCAGGAAAAACTCAATGAATTGCAGGCTCGCTTGCAGGACACGGGATACTTCCGCTCCGTGTTCATTTCCGTCAATGCGGATCGGGAGCATCCCGACAATGTTCCGATTCAGGTCGATCTCAACGAAAACCCGCTGAAGCGGCTGTCCTTCGGTATCGGCTTCTCCACCGATGCGGGACTGCGGCTGGAGGCGCGCTGGCTGCATCGCAATTTTCTCGATCGCCAGTGGCGGCTCGATTCGGAGTTGCTGTGGGACGGGAAGACCAGACGCGCGGGTATCGGGCTGTTTCTTCCCGCGTTGCGCAATGGCTGGCGGCCGAGCTATGACGCGCGCTATGAACGAAAGGATATTTCCGGCGAATTGACCGACGAAATCCGCTTCGGCGCGCGCGTGACGAGTCCGAGCAGGACCGATGAAAAGTCATGGGGCGTGGCGTATCTCGCCGACCGCCAGCATGTCGGCAGCACCGTCAACAACCGTCAGGCGCTCATGGGTTCCTTTGCCTATACGCGGCGGCGGGTGGATAACCTCATTTCGCCGCGGCGCGGGTATGTCGCGACCGTCACGCTCGGCGGCGGGCCGGCCGGCATCGGCAACGAGGTGAACTTCGGCCGCGTGACCGGCAAGGCGACCTGGCTGTCGCCGTATTACAAGCGCTGGCAGGCCGTATTGCGCGGCCAGGTGGGGCAGGTGTTCGGCGCGAGCCGTTTCGATCTGCCGGGCGATTTGCTGTTTCGCACCGGCGGCGACCAGACGGTGCGCGGCTATGCATTCGAGAGTCTCGGCGTTGCGCAGAACGGCGCGGTCGTCGGCGGGACGGTGATGGCGGTGATGAGCGCGGAGCTCGTGTATAACATCACGCAGCAATGGGGCGCGGCCGTGTTCGTTGATGCCGGCAATGCGTCGGACTCTTGGCGCGGTTTCGATCTCAGGCGCGGGACGGGCGTGGGTGCGCGCTGGCGCAGTCCGATCGGGCCGGTCAATCTCGACCTTGCCTATGGCGAGGCGACTCGCGAAGTACGACTGCATTTCACGGTGGGATATGGCTTCTGA
- a CDS encoding isoaspartyl peptidase/L-asparaginase → MTTSKAAIVVHGGAGSSDKYQDGCDHAAQVAAAILQGEGKALDAAIRAVAAMEDDGRFNAGCGSVFCLDGETVEMDAGVMDSNGLLGAVACLQRVKNPVLVAREVANTPHWLLAGEGAQRFARSAGFADYHSPSRKARDSYIELMKKLTIDADKDAYAPVLAHWNYAISPSEAIKRHGSGTVGAVVRGSRGDFAVATSTGGCTPALLGRVGDTPIIGCGFYAGALGAVAATGIGEYIARQMLARTVYGWIEQGMPLQAALNRGIALFQEGISVGLIAITEHETAASSSGEMATATRHAVID, encoded by the coding sequence ATGACCACCAGCAAGGCAGCCATCGTCGTACACGGCGGCGCGGGCTCATCGGACAAATACCAGGATGGCTGCGACCACGCGGCGCAAGTGGCGGCGGCCATACTGCAAGGCGAAGGCAAGGCGCTGGATGCGGCGATTCGCGCGGTGGCGGCAATGGAGGATGATGGCCGTTTCAACGCCGGATGCGGATCGGTGTTCTGCCTCGACGGCGAAACGGTCGAAATGGATGCCGGCGTCATGGACAGCAATGGCCTGCTTGGCGCAGTCGCCTGCCTGCAGCGCGTCAAAAATCCGGTGCTGGTCGCACGCGAAGTCGCCAATACGCCGCATTGGCTCCTCGCAGGAGAAGGCGCGCAGCGGTTTGCACGCAGCGCCGGTTTTGCGGACTACCACTCACCCAGCCGCAAGGCGCGCGACAGCTACATCGAACTGATGAAAAAATTGACTATCGATGCGGACAAGGACGCGTATGCGCCCGTCCTCGCACACTGGAACTATGCCATCTCGCCGTCCGAGGCGATCAAGCGCCATGGCAGCGGCACGGTCGGCGCAGTCGTCCGCGGCAGTCGCGGGGATTTTGCGGTCGCCACTTCCACGGGCGGTTGCACACCTGCACTGCTGGGACGCGTCGGCGACACGCCGATCATCGGCTGCGGATTCTATGCAGGGGCGCTCGGCGCAGTTGCCGCGACCGGCATCGGCGAATACATCGCCCGCCAGATGCTTGCCAGAACGGTATACGGATGGATCGAACAGGGCATGCCCTTGCAGGCCGCACTGAACCGCGGCATCGCGCTTTTCCAGGAAGGCATCAGCGTCGGACTGATCGCCATCACCGAACACGAGACTGCGGCGAGCAGCTCCGGCGAGATGGCGACGGCGACCCGTCACGCTGTCATCGATTGA